The genomic interval TATAATGAGGAGCTACTGGAAATCGTCAGTAATTCATTTCCTGGCATCATTGATTGGATTTAATAAttctattaaagggatatttcagcacattcttcaactgctttctgaactgagtctgggtcatggCATAAACCGCAGTGTTGGTGGAGCAGCTGAGGAGCTGCAACATGAAACCTATATCCTGTAAAAATTCTGGTAGGTATAGAGACACCAAATACCACATTCGGTTCCCTATTGAAACGACCGTAAACACTGCCCATAacagtatgaaattggctgagataactaacagcAAAACGATGGATTTCCGTCGGCTCTCCATTTCTTGGTCTTTGCGACTGCccgcactgctgtgagcccggagtctctggCGACTTCTGCTACTCACTAAAATGTGTTTGATAGTGAGGACGTTAAGCAGCAGAATCAGCAAAAATGGGAACCCCGGAGTTAGAGTGTAATGTAGGAATTCGATTGTTGACCAGACTCGAGAATATAGAACCTCCATTGTTACCAAACAAAACCAAGGGGTGTTCACCAGAACATACTGtcctgtgaacataaaataccagaacatgttctttaaacagctcagcacagtcaaagTCCCCAGAACGACAGCTGccattttctcggtgcaatatttacttttcagcttctggcaacaaatggcgacaaatcgatcaaatgtgaaagtaacggtgaaccagacagaaaaaTCTGTTGCTGCAAACAGCAGGACGGCATGGATATTACACGTGGGGATGGAATACTGCAAGAAATGAAACTGTTcgtaataaacaatgggaatgtgcctcaatatcaggtcaagGATCACTACCAggagatctgccgctgccatggccaccaagtagcgagtgacacatttggagagaccacactttccccgagacaggatcacaatcgtcaccaagttaactgtgaggaagggaaataaacagggaaattatacatcaggctggtagCAAATGTTTGACTGAATACTGAATGAGATTTTCAAATGTGGCACTGTATCCACTGATGTGTTGTAATGGTTGGACTTGAAAGCATGCACAGTAAGGTCTGTAACAGGGTGGAAGACAGAGAGAATAAATGGCAAACAGATGATgcggaaattgttgaactcagtgttgatcataatcctcctcctccttccttctattcctgcttaaaaactgttaatctctaagcACTCCaaattctggtgaagggtcactgacctgaagcattaactctgcttctctcgtcacagatgctgctagagctgctgcgtaattccagcattttctgcttgtatttcaaatttccagcatccactgtattttgctcttGTACAGAAAACTACATGTGGGTCTTACTAAGAGATTCCCTCAACTGTGAAAAGTAACacagaattcaattatttcaaagcaatgaCTGGAAATGAAAAGTTAGATAAATTAAACAAATTATGTCAATCGTCATTAAGTTTACAGTAAACAAGGGAAATGATCAGGGAAATTTTACATCAGTTTGGAAGTAAGAAAAACAGCTTGAAGTCGTTCATGTAGACACATGTGTACATTTGTTCCCACATTCAGTGACGGATTTAAATATTGTACTTGTGGCAGGGATTTCTGCTGGAGACAGGACGCTAAATTTATTTGAGCGGgcgttgggggtggggaggtgggggcggggttgTGGCGGGGGACTGTGTACCAACCGTAGACCGAACGGTGAGGGGAACAGTGCCTCATCTGCTCGGAGTACCTGCTGAGATAATTTAGCAGCATTCTGGCCATTAACTGCCCGGGCTGTGTTCCCATGCCTTTAAGGACAGTGATCCCACCAGCCAAAACTGTTAGACAGTCAGAGGGCCAGCCGGTCAGTCGTCTCAGAAATACAATCTGGAGCGACGAAACTGCCAGTAGTGCATGATGCCTTGGACCATGGCAATCGCTGGGGTCCAGGCACCAGTAAAGTGTAGTGCGGTCACAGGCGCCAGTCAGAGAGCATAGAATGCTGCTGGTACTCCACGAGGCTTATTACCTGGACCATCACTAGATACCTACACTACAGGTAAGTGTTGTGGTGTTGCCCGTGTCATTCAAGGGGTGGGGACTCctgccagtactgcaccaggcTTGGGACCAGGCCTATCACTGGAGCCCCAGACAACATGTCCGTGTGGTGGGGTCACTGGGGCTAGCCAGTGAGAGGGATGCACTGTTGGTGCTACACCAGTCCTGGGAGCAGGGGTATTGCTGCAACCCCACAGCAGAGGCGAGGTCACTAGGGGTACTCAGTGAGTCCTTGAGGTACTGGGTGCGCAGCACAAATGGTGGACTCCCAGTAATTCCAGTGGTGGCACCGTGTCAAAATTGGCGAAAGACATGATTATTTTTTGTTGATGGGATGTGGCCTTTGCTGATGAGGCCAGCAATTACTGCCCATCCCTGGCACCTCTgtgccacgaatgttacttgccacttttcagcccagcctgGATGTTGGCCACGTTTTGCTGCATCTAGACACTGGCAGCTT from Heterodontus francisci isolate sHetFra1 chromosome 49, sHetFra1.hap1, whole genome shotgun sequence carries:
- the LOC137358345 gene encoding neuropeptides capa receptor-like, producing the protein MLELRSSSSSICDERSRVNASVNLVTIVILSRGKCGLSKCVTRYLVAMAAADLLVVILDLILRHIPIVYYEQFHFLQYSIPTCNIHAVLLFAATDFSVWFTVTFTFDRFVAICCQKLKSKYCTEKMAAVVLGTLTVLSCLKNMFWYFMFTGQYVLVNTPWFCLVTMEVLYSRVWSTIEFLHYTLTPGFPFLLILLLNVLTIKHILVSSRSRQRLRAHSSAGSRKDQEMESRRKSIVLLLVISANFILLWAVFTVVSIGNRMWYLVSLYLPEFLQDIGFMLQLLSCSTNTAVYAMTQTQFRKQLKNVLKYPFNRIIKSNQ